A genomic region of Desulfosarcina ovata subsp. ovata contains the following coding sequences:
- a CDS encoding ISNCY family transposase: MRKIIENQLKIGQVDISKIELDLRSRDEIPQLLLGLQAIYKDRPTRQRVFKILEQIVPDDIDTGNGRPGMDLWSILVLATLRLNCNWDYDKLLEIANNHKTVREFLGHTIFEFGEQYALQTLKDNVSLFTPEHIDQINQVVVKSGYKMLGYDKESIKGRCDSFVVETDVHYPTDINLLWDAIRKVIILIAMECFPLGITEWRQSDYILRKIKKAFNLVRRLKRSNAKSEDRKAKQEERIVQSHLQYVDLVGSYIERARFCIGFLKQAGMGNVGQIMMIENFIMHAERQIDQIIRRVVKGEKIPHSEKVFSVFEEHTEWISKGKAGVPQELGLKVCVLEDQYGFILHHHVMVDQTDDQIAVAMVVDTQEKYNGLICCSFDKGFHSPQNQQDLKPLLDQVVLPRKGRLSEKAKQIENSEDFVHARRQHAAVESAINALENHGLDRCPDHGLHGFKRYVGLAVLSRNIQKLGAALQEQTIKRIKRRKKAAERSFRLAA, from the coding sequence ATGAGAAAAATCATCGAAAATCAACTGAAAATTGGCCAGGTAGATATCTCTAAAATCGAATTGGATCTTCGCTCACGGGACGAAATTCCACAACTTCTATTGGGGTTGCAGGCCATCTACAAAGACCGGCCGACTCGCCAACGCGTATTTAAAATTTTGGAGCAGATCGTACCGGATGATATCGATACCGGGAATGGCAGGCCCGGAATGGACTTATGGTCGATTTTGGTGCTGGCCACGTTGCGTTTAAACTGCAACTGGGATTACGACAAACTGTTGGAAATTGCCAACAATCATAAAACCGTACGAGAATTTTTAGGCCACACAATCTTCGAGTTTGGTGAGCAATATGCCCTGCAAACCCTGAAGGACAATGTCTCCCTGTTTACACCGGAGCATATCGATCAGATCAATCAAGTGGTGGTAAAATCCGGTTACAAAATGCTGGGCTATGATAAAGAATCGATAAAAGGCAGATGCGATTCTTTTGTGGTGGAAACCGACGTACACTATCCCACCGATATCAATTTGCTTTGGGATGCGATACGAAAAGTCATTATCTTGATTGCCATGGAGTGTTTTCCACTGGGGATTACCGAGTGGCGTCAAAGCGATTATATCCTTCGCAAAATCAAAAAGGCGTTCAACTTGGTCCGCAGACTCAAACGATCGAACGCTAAAAGCGAAGATCGTAAGGCAAAACAAGAAGAACGAATTGTTCAATCTCATCTGCAATACGTTGATTTGGTCGGATCGTATATTGAGCGGGCCAGGTTCTGCATCGGCTTTTTAAAACAAGCGGGAATGGGTAATGTGGGGCAAATCATGATGATCGAAAATTTCATCATGCATGCTGAACGCCAGATTGATCAGATAATCCGCAGAGTGGTCAAAGGCGAAAAAATTCCCCACAGCGAAAAAGTGTTTTCGGTATTTGAAGAGCATACCGAATGGATAAGTAAAGGCAAAGCCGGTGTTCCGCAAGAATTAGGGCTAAAAGTTTGTGTTCTCGAAGATCAGTACGGATTTATTCTTCATCACCATGTAATGGTGGATCAGACTGACGATCAGATAGCGGTCGCAATGGTTGTCGATACCCAGGAAAAGTATAACGGTCTAATTTGCTGCAGCTTTGACAAAGGATTTCATAGCCCGCAAAACCAACAGGATCTTAAGCCGCTTCTGGATCAAGTTGTGCTTCCACGAAAGGGGCGACTATCGGAAAAAGCCAAACAGATAGAAAACTCGGAAGATTTTGTCCATGCCCGGCGTCAACATGCAGCCGTGGAGTCTGCGATCAATGCATTGGAGAACCATGGCCTGGACCGCTGTCCCGACCATGGCCTCCACGGATTTAAACGATATGTAGGCTTGGCGGTATTGTCCCGGAACATACAAAAATTGGGGGCCGCGCTGCAAGAACAGACGATAAAGAGAATTAAGCGACGTAAAAAAGCTGCCGAGCGGTCATTCCGATTAGCTGCATAG
- a CDS encoding type II toxin-antitoxin system HipA family toxin yields MVTAKADRLQVLMNGSPVGWLSRRTNGIVAFSYDATWLANDNTRPLSLSLPLTTQDYYGDRVENFFDNLLPDSIPLRNRLQARIGAASIRAFDLLYHIGRDCVGALQLVPEGESVDVRKITASEVDDEQIEAILQAYNAMPLGVDIDSDFRLSLAGAQEKTAFLKMRGTWHRPSGTTPTSHIFKLPMGGFGQSELDPFESVENEWLCQQLLSAFGMPVARTQIASFGHQKVLVVERFDRRWADDGSWLMRLPQEDMCQATGTPGVLKYEADGGPGMRSVMDLLLGSDRAHEDRKMFMTAQLLFWMLGAIDGHAKNFSIFLRPGGRFHLTPLYDVISIYPLVASHQIALHKVKMAMAVLGKNRHYHWNTITRRHWLDTARKCRYAEQEMTEIIEKCCDLATGCIEKVAAILPEDVPGHVAESVFSGVRQARDRLTG; encoded by the coding sequence ATGGTAACGGCAAAGGCAGACAGACTTCAGGTTCTGATGAACGGCTCTCCTGTGGGCTGGCTCAGCCGTAGGACAAACGGGATCGTTGCTTTCAGCTATGACGCGACATGGCTGGCAAACGATAATACAAGGCCGCTGTCCCTGTCTCTGCCGCTTACAACCCAGGATTATTACGGAGATCGTGTCGAAAACTTTTTCGATAATCTGCTGCCGGACAGTATTCCCCTGCGCAATCGGCTGCAAGCCCGGATCGGTGCGGCGTCCATCCGCGCATTCGATCTGCTATATCATATCGGCAGGGACTGTGTGGGGGCATTGCAGCTTGTGCCGGAGGGTGAGTCGGTCGACGTCAGAAAAATTACGGCAAGTGAGGTAGATGATGAGCAGATAGAAGCCATCCTCCAAGCCTATAATGCCATGCCTCTGGGAGTGGATATCGATTCCGATTTTCGCCTTTCCCTGGCCGGCGCCCAGGAAAAAACGGCTTTCCTTAAAATGCGGGGCACTTGGCACAGGCCGTCTGGGACCACTCCCACCAGCCATATTTTTAAACTGCCCATGGGCGGATTTGGGCAGAGCGAACTGGATCCGTTTGAAAGCGTGGAAAATGAATGGCTTTGCCAGCAACTTTTGTCCGCTTTTGGCATGCCTGTCGCCAGAACACAGATAGCATCATTCGGCCATCAGAAGGTTCTGGTGGTGGAGCGCTTTGACCGCCGCTGGGCCGACGACGGATCCTGGCTGATGCGACTGCCCCAGGAGGATATGTGCCAGGCGACGGGTACGCCCGGGGTATTAAAATATGAAGCGGACGGCGGTCCCGGCATGAGGTCGGTCATGGATTTGCTCCTTGGCTCCGACCGTGCCCATGAAGACAGAAAAATGTTCATGACGGCCCAGTTGCTTTTCTGGATGCTGGGAGCCATTGATGGGCACGCCAAAAATTTCAGCATCTTTCTTCGTCCCGGCGGCCGTTTTCATTTGACCCCGCTTTATGACGTGATTTCCATCTATCCGTTGGTGGCATCTCATCAGATTGCTTTGCACAAGGTGAAGATGGCCATGGCGGTATTGGGAAAGAATCGCCACTACCATTGGAATACGATCACCCGACGACACTGGTTGGATACGGCAAGGAAATGCCGCTATGCCGAACAGGAGATGACGGAAATCATAGAAAAATGTTGTGACTTGGCGACAGGCTGTATTGAAAAAGTTGCCGCAATTCTTCCAGAAGACGTTCCCGGACATGTTGCTGAGTCGGTTTTTTCCGGTGTACGGCAAGCGAGGGATCGCTTGACAGGGTAG
- the drmB gene encoding DUF1998 domain-containing protein produces MTDPTPIRLSHLIGFCAPGAIVRSADMLMVPMDTRYWTQNGQPKGGAIVRVKRLQVALGIGDRPLHFPPTGRMEKAGRIVGDTLPAVRFPRWMHCEHCGRLYYRLWRHPSDQDLYCTHPDCRRKARLAQVPWALVHPNGYLDDIPWFWLAHRAPKGDVQRHCKDRDSLVWKENTLRCDTCGAHNKFWAGELTGEKFFYGYRWMQQQPWLRERVPVPELEQTLPVAREIGDVRIYEAHTARGLVIPPESRITDASPRVILEGMPAELDLLRTLRAKNAKQFGRKLANLARKLRFAPEALVGALDEIDSALDTDPPFSGDLLGEEFKALTTPIPDLREEEDFITEHFTTQWHGLAGASAWSGQVARIIGLVDRVVAVNRLREIVVYKGFERPAVAGPDIECRLVPPDIVGRQNWLPGLELFGEGIFISLKEAIIGAWEQNEAVIRRCHTTARRLENHGEEDLPRYMLLHTLAHLMIRQIEFDSGYPAAALKERLYARRAKGPDAPMAGILVYTAVPDVAGSLGGLVELARPERLLAILERAFTHAEWCALDPVCAEHDGQGPQLLNRAACHACTLLPEPSCEVSEAFGNTVPANTLLDRALIKGVASGGEEPQIAPLLEWVG; encoded by the coding sequence ATGACCGATCCGACCCCCATCCGGCTCTCCCATCTCATCGGGTTCTGCGCTCCCGGGGCCATCGTCAGAAGTGCCGATATGCTCATGGTGCCCATGGATACCCGCTATTGGACGCAAAACGGCCAACCCAAAGGGGGGGCGATAGTAAGGGTCAAGCGCCTTCAGGTGGCTCTGGGGATTGGCGACCGGCCCCTGCATTTTCCACCCACGGGCCGGATGGAGAAGGCCGGCAGAATCGTGGGAGACACCCTGCCGGCGGTGCGCTTCCCGCGCTGGATGCATTGCGAGCATTGCGGGCGCCTGTATTATCGGCTCTGGCGGCACCCCTCGGATCAGGATCTGTATTGCACCCATCCGGATTGCCGCCGCAAGGCCCGCCTGGCCCAGGTCCCGTGGGCGCTGGTGCACCCAAATGGGTATCTGGACGATATCCCCTGGTTCTGGCTGGCCCACCGGGCGCCGAAAGGCGACGTTCAGCGACACTGCAAGGACCGGGATTCACTGGTTTGGAAAGAAAACACGCTGCGTTGCGATACTTGCGGAGCACACAATAAATTTTGGGCCGGGGAGTTAACCGGCGAGAAATTCTTCTATGGTTATCGGTGGATGCAACAACAGCCCTGGCTTCGCGAACGGGTCCCTGTTCCGGAGCTTGAGCAGACCCTGCCCGTGGCCAGAGAAATCGGGGATGTGCGCATTTACGAAGCCCATACCGCCCGGGGCCTGGTGATTCCTCCCGAATCCCGTATCACCGACGCCTCTCCCCGCGTGATTCTGGAAGGCATGCCGGCAGAGCTGGACCTGCTGCGCACCCTGCGGGCAAAGAATGCCAAACAATTCGGCCGCAAACTCGCCAACCTGGCCCGCAAGCTGCGCTTTGCCCCCGAGGCGCTGGTCGGCGCGCTGGATGAAATCGACAGCGCCCTCGATACCGATCCGCCCTTTTCCGGCGACCTGCTGGGAGAGGAATTCAAGGCACTGACCACTCCCATCCCTGACTTGCGAGAAGAAGAGGACTTTATCACCGAGCATTTCACCACCCAGTGGCACGGCCTGGCCGGCGCATCCGCCTGGTCCGGGCAGGTGGCCCGGATTATCGGCCTTGTCGACCGGGTCGTGGCCGTCAACCGGCTGCGGGAGATCGTGGTTTACAAAGGCTTCGAGCGCCCTGCGGTGGCCGGGCCCGATATCGAGTGCCGGCTCGTGCCGCCGGATATCGTGGGCCGCCAGAACTGGCTCCCGGGCCTGGAGCTCTTCGGCGAGGGGATCTTTATCTCACTGAAAGAAGCAATCATCGGCGCCTGGGAGCAAAACGAGGCGGTGATCCGTCGCTGCCACACCACGGCGCGCCGCCTGGAAAATCATGGGGAGGAAGACCTGCCGCGCTACATGTTGCTCCACACCCTGGCCCATCTGATGATCCGCCAAATCGAATTCGACAGCGGCTACCCGGCCGCCGCGCTCAAGGAACGCCTGTATGCGCGCCGTGCCAAGGGACCGGACGCGCCGATGGCCGGCATCCTCGTCTATACGGCAGTACCGGATGTGGCCGGCTCGCTGGGCGGGCTGGTGGAACTGGCCCGGCCCGAACGCCTGCTGGCCATCCTGGAACGGGCCTTTACCCATGCCGAGTGGTGCGCGTTGGATCCGGTCTGCGCCGAGCATGACGGGCAGGGGCCGCAGTTGCTGAACCGGGCCGCCTGCCATGCCTGCACGTTATTGCCCGAGCCCTCCTGCGAGGTATCCGAAGCATTTGGCAATACCGTGCCGGCCAATACCCTCTTGGACCGCGCTCTGATCAAGGGGGTTGCTTCCGGTGGCGAAGAACCGCAGATTGCGCCGCTGCTGGAGTGGGTCGGATAG
- a CDS encoding helix-turn-helix domain-containing protein, whose translation MQQIVVSPGGLGVVLRDLRKQKGLTQAALGARVGLDQKRVSLIENGNPNVRVDSLFRLFSALEVGMVLEPKALDNAAREGGDKW comes from the coding sequence ATGCAACAAATCGTGGTGTCCCCCGGCGGGCTTGGTGTAGTGCTTAGGGACCTGAGAAAGCAAAAAGGGCTCACCCAGGCGGCGCTGGGCGCCCGGGTCGGGCTTGATCAAAAACGGGTCTCCCTGATCGAAAACGGGAATCCCAACGTCCGGGTGGACAGCCTGTTCAGGCTTTTCTCCGCCCTGGAGGTCGGTATGGTTCTCGAGCCCAAGGCCCTGGACAATGCGGCCCGAGAAGGGGGAGATAAATGGTAA
- a CDS encoding DEAD/DEAH box helicase family protein, translated as MKLKFKHQSYQTSAVEAVVDCFAGQVNTSGIVYRIDPGMDRGGASAPYEMQGFKNADVQLTESQLLENIQAVQRRQNLPLSKSLDDFYAKDTRRDAYVPAKVSYKRQAKLICPIHLDVEMETGTGKTYCYIKTIFEMNKRFGWSKFIIVVPSIAIREGVYKSMEITTDHFAESYSKKARFFIYNSKQLHHLESFSSYAGINVMVINIQAFNATGKDNRRIYDELDDFQSRRPIDVISSNRPIVILDEPQKMEGAKTLDALSKFKPLMILRYSATHRTIHNKVHRLDALDAYNQKLVKKIAVRGIAVKGLAGTNAYLYLESIEISKRAPVARIEIEVRQGSGIKRIVKRLKKGDHHGNRHAGNHIRPGERH; from the coding sequence GTGAAACTGAAGTTCAAACACCAGTCCTACCAGACCAGCGCCGTCGAAGCTGTTGTCGATTGTTTTGCCGGGCAGGTTAACACCTCCGGCATCGTGTATCGCATCGACCCGGGGATGGATAGGGGAGGGGCATCCGCCCCATATGAAATGCAGGGGTTTAAAAACGCCGATGTGCAACTGACGGAGAGTCAGCTTTTGGAAAACATCCAGGCCGTTCAACGCCGGCAGAACCTGCCGCTGTCAAAATCCCTGGATGACTTTTATGCAAAAGACACCCGACGAGATGCTTATGTTCCAGCAAAAGTGTCATACAAAAGGCAAGCAAAATTAATTTGTCCGATCCATCTTGATGTCGAGATGGAAACCGGTACCGGCAAAACCTACTGCTACATCAAAACCATATTCGAGATGAACAAACGCTTCGGATGGTCAAAATTCATCATCGTTGTGCCCAGCATCGCCATTCGCGAGGGCGTTTACAAATCGATGGAAATCACAACCGACCATTTTGCCGAAAGTTACAGCAAGAAGGCCCGCTTTTTTATCTACAACTCCAAACAGCTCCACCATCTGGAAAGCTTTTCGTCGTACGCGGGCATCAACGTCATGGTTATCAACATTCAGGCGTTTAATGCCACGGGCAAGGATAACCGGCGCATCTATGACGAACTGGATGATTTTCAGTCCCGCCGCCCCATCGATGTCATCAGCAGCAATCGCCCCATCGTGATTCTGGATGAACCGCAGAAAATGGAAGGGGCCAAGACGCTGGATGCGCTGTCCAAGTTCAAGCCGCTGATGATTCTGCGCTATTCCGCCACGCACCGCACTATCCATAACAAAGTCCATAGGTTGGATGCCTTGGACGCCTACAATCAAAAACTGGTTAAAAAGATCGCGGTACGAGGCATTGCCGTGAAAGGGCTGGCCGGGACCAACGCCTATCTCTATCTGGAATCGATTGAGATCTCCAAACGGGCGCCTGTAGCCCGCATCGAGATAGAGGTGCGCCAGGGCAGCGGTATCAAACGAATTGTAAAACGGCTCAAAAAAGGTGATCACCACGGAAACCGGCACGCTGGTAATCACATCCGACCAGGCGAAAGACATTGA
- a CDS encoding NERD domain-containing protein — protein MQMIPAVPYSTPSNAERKVFAKLETALPQSGFTAYHSLNLPHHPYKRFGEIDFLLCGPDGIFVLEVKGGRVNCDEKRQWHFVNRYGEETVKPESPFAQAESALHGFHTILQRHFGIDPINRFVIGYGVVLPDCDLRASAEWERQTYANTADMLHFEQWLAALIRYWRNKQAWTRETTLPDTSTLTAVKAFIRPRFEAIVPLHIQASQAEAQICSLTESQLKLIDMVSGNRRILCAGGAGTGKTFLAMELARRWTAGGDPVLLTCHSAWLKSYLESRFDIPHLTVSTTASLAVAAKRAGVDRYAALIADEGQDLLNWKALEALAPFVGGGLEDGRWCVFYDINNQSNLFGGIDADALDWLERSGATKFSLTHNVRNTKPILDTIKIRLGADMGIDSVGAGPKVCEYHARSEEDAAQRLADEIDRVIFKGGLSADRVTILSPRPWAQSIAAGLPENVIGSIAILDAYAVRQFPPARLSFGEIAAFKGMENEAVIVIDLPEPRPGATDHVLHYVGMSRARAILSVIYCDF, from the coding sequence ATGCAGATGATTCCCGCCGTACCGTATTCCACCCCCAGCAACGCCGAACGAAAGGTCTTTGCGAAACTTGAAACCGCCTTGCCCCAAAGCGGCTTTACGGCCTACCATTCCCTGAACTTGCCCCATCATCCTTACAAACGGTTTGGCGAGATCGATTTCCTGCTTTGCGGTCCCGATGGGATATTCGTTTTGGAAGTCAAGGGGGGACGGGTCAACTGCGATGAGAAGCGGCAGTGGCATTTCGTCAACCGGTATGGCGAGGAGACCGTCAAGCCCGAGAGCCCTTTTGCCCAGGCGGAGTCGGCCTTGCACGGTTTTCACACCATTCTGCAGCGGCATTTCGGTATCGACCCCATCAACCGGTTCGTTATCGGCTACGGCGTTGTCTTGCCCGACTGCGACCTCCGGGCCAGCGCCGAATGGGAGCGTCAGACCTATGCCAATACGGCGGACATGCTGCATTTTGAACAGTGGCTGGCGGCCTTGATCCGTTATTGGCGCAACAAGCAGGCGTGGACCCGGGAGACAACGCTGCCCGATACCTCCACGCTGACAGCGGTCAAAGCGTTCATTCGTCCCCGTTTCGAAGCCATCGTACCCCTTCATATCCAAGCCTCCCAGGCCGAAGCGCAGATTTGCAGCTTGACCGAAAGCCAGTTGAAGCTGATCGATATGGTCAGCGGCAACCGCCGCATCTTGTGTGCCGGCGGGGCCGGTACGGGCAAAACCTTTCTGGCCATGGAACTGGCCCGTCGCTGGACGGCCGGCGGGGACCCGGTCCTCTTGACCTGCCATTCAGCGTGGCTCAAAAGCTATCTGGAGAGCCGGTTTGACATTCCCCATCTGACGGTGAGCACCACCGCATCCCTGGCGGTGGCCGCCAAACGGGCCGGCGTGGACCGCTACGCCGCCCTGATAGCCGATGAAGGCCAGGACCTGCTTAACTGGAAAGCCCTCGAGGCATTGGCGCCGTTTGTCGGAGGGGGACTCGAAGATGGCCGATGGTGTGTGTTTTACGACATCAACAACCAATCCAATCTGTTCGGCGGCATCGATGCCGACGCATTGGATTGGCTCGAACGGTCAGGGGCGACAAAGTTTAGTCTGACCCACAACGTGCGCAATACGAAACCCATCCTGGATACAATTAAGATCCGACTGGGCGCCGACATGGGAATCGACAGTGTCGGCGCCGGTCCCAAGGTCTGTGAATATCATGCCCGGAGCGAGGAAGACGCTGCCCAACGGCTGGCCGATGAAATCGATCGGGTAATTTTCAAAGGCGGGTTGAGCGCCGATCGGGTCACCATCCTGTCGCCCCGCCCCTGGGCCCAGTCCATTGCTGCCGGATTGCCGGAAAACGTCATCGGATCCATCGCCATTTTGGACGCGTACGCCGTCCGCCAGTTTCCGCCCGCCCGGTTGAGTTTCGGTGAAATCGCCGCTTTCAAGGGAATGGAAAACGAAGCGGTCATCGTCATTGATCTGCCCGAACCGCGACCAGGCGCCACTGACCACGTCCTGCATTACGTGGGCATGAGCCGGGCGCGGGCGATTTTGTCTGTTATTTACTGCGATTTTTGA
- a CDS encoding ATP-binding domain-containing protein: MSERDKRHFELPGINELSKAQEAINYLAAEGKYLVVGGPGTGKSVVALLRARYLAGEKRKYLFLVYNVLLEIACRQLYPELECARWIGWFKNLHRNLFGKNPIPKSMTPGDFDWKQVENRIVNADKMETSLENTCLIIDEGQDMPTGFYEAIDYLDAEHLFVAADQNQQITEANSTIREIRECLEIPIEEQIRLTENFRQKDKGYHVALLADAFFPGDPASTHPQLPPRQSTETPWLYTYGRPLFETIIRRIVLIVGRHPRELVGIITPTDAVRNRYFHAIRQAAGTLRENGAEVPVATYHSGMVRSALGAIRFDRGGILVINAMACKGLEFDTVFIADVNDFYLDPDTNKTKRLFYTMVARARERVFLLRRAGDHCAVDAIMPDDETILKRN, encoded by the coding sequence ATGTCCGAACGCGACAAACGCCATTTTGAATTGCCGGGAATCAACGAATTGAGCAAGGCGCAGGAAGCCATCAACTACCTGGCGGCCGAAGGCAAATATCTCGTGGTGGGCGGGCCGGGAACCGGAAAATCGGTGGTGGCGCTTTTGCGGGCCCGTTACCTGGCCGGGGAAAAGCGCAAGTATCTTTTTCTCGTTTACAATGTCCTGCTTGAAATCGCCTGCCGTCAGCTCTATCCGGAACTGGAATGTGCCCGCTGGATCGGCTGGTTCAAAAACCTCCATCGCAACCTGTTCGGCAAAAATCCGATCCCGAAATCGATGACTCCGGGAGATTTCGATTGGAAACAGGTAGAAAACCGTATTGTAAACGCGGACAAGATGGAAACCTCGCTGGAAAATACCTGTCTGATCATCGATGAAGGCCAGGACATGCCCACTGGCTTTTATGAAGCCATTGACTATTTGGACGCCGAGCATCTGTTCGTGGCCGCTGACCAGAACCAGCAGATCACCGAAGCGAATTCAACCATCCGGGAAATACGGGAATGCCTGGAGATTCCCATCGAGGAGCAGATCCGGCTCACCGAAAATTTTCGGCAAAAGGACAAGGGCTATCATGTGGCTCTTTTGGCCGACGCCTTTTTCCCGGGCGATCCGGCCTCCACACACCCGCAACTGCCGCCACGACAATCCACCGAAACGCCGTGGCTGTATACCTATGGCAGGCCTCTTTTTGAAACGATCATCCGCCGGATCGTGTTGATCGTGGGCCGCCATCCCAGGGAATTGGTGGGCATCATCACCCCCACCGATGCTGTTCGCAACCGCTATTTTCATGCCATCCGGCAGGCGGCCGGTACCTTACGCGAAAACGGTGCCGAGGTCCCCGTGGCCACCTATCACAGCGGCATGGTGCGTTCGGCCCTGGGAGCGATCCGTTTCGACCGGGGCGGCATCCTGGTAATCAATGCCATGGCGTGCAAGGGACTGGAGTTCGATACGGTTTTCATTGCCGATGTGAACGATTTTTACCTGGACCCGGATACGAACAAAACCAAGCGCCTGTTTTATACCATGGTGGCCCGGGCCCGGGAACGCGTCTTTTTGCTGCGCAGGGCCGGAGACCATTGCGCCGTGGATGCCATCATGCCGGACGACGAAACCATTTTAAAACGAAATTAA